A stretch of the Vigna radiata var. radiata cultivar VC1973A chromosome 7, Vradiata_ver6, whole genome shotgun sequence genome encodes the following:
- the LOC106767320 gene encoding DNA-directed RNA polymerases II, IV and V subunit 9A produces the protein MSTLKFCRGCNNVLYPTEDKENKVLLHTCRYCNHEELADTNVVYRNKLHHSVQRRTRELENVAADPTLPRTKSVRCSQCNHGEAVFFKATAKGEEGSVLNFVCCNPTCGNRWRE, from the exons ATGAGTACACTGAAATTTTGCCGTGGGTG CAACAATGTTCTATACCCTACCGAGGACAAGGAGAACAAGGTTCTTCTCCACACTTGCCGCTACTGCAATCATGAG GAGCTTGCAGATACTAACGTTGTCTATAGAAATAAGTTACATCACTCTGTTCAAAGGCGCACTCGAGAGCTGGAAAATGTAGCTGCAGATCCAACACTTCCTCGTACCAAGTCTGTTCGCTGCTCTCAATGCAACCATGGAGAAGCTGTCTTTTTCAAG GCAACGGCCAAAGGGGAAGAAGGCTCGGTACTCAATTTTGTTTGCTGCAACCCAACTTGTGGCAACCGTTGGAGAGAATAG
- the LOC106765847 gene encoding zinc finger CCHC domain-containing protein 10, producing the protein MSSKKEEKSQAAAERIKAAALSAAKGLSRAQAERAAAAASRNVNAYGQKEEGPSRWQEKREAKRQMYLMSTEKAVKLGERKDLKPAMSASGGAAQCQKCFQSGHWTYECKNERVYISRPSRTQQLKNPKLRVNVAETYDLDDSVAGDAKDKSAKASSKQTKRKHRFDSDSGSDSEDSVFETDSDSGSSSVTGSDYSSGSSSGYSSCSDSEEERRRRRKKQKRGRRKRYSTSSESSDSDSDSASDSDSDDKSSRRKKRHNRRR; encoded by the coding sequence ATGTCAAgtaagaaagaagagaaatctCAGGCTGCAGCTGAAAGAATCAAGGCTGCGGCTCTGAGCGCTGCTAAGGGTCTTAGCCGTGCCCAGGCTGAAAGGGCGGCGGCCGCGGCGTCCCGAAATGTCAATGCCTATGGGCAGAAGGAAGAAGGGCCTAGCAGATGGCAGGAGAAAAGAGAAGCTAAGAGGCAGATGTATTTGATGAGTACTGAGAAAGCTGTTAAATTGGGTGAAAGGAAAGACCTTAAGCCTGCAATGTCGGCTTCCGGTGGGGCTGCCCAGTGCCAAAAGTGTTTCCAAAGTGGCCACTGGACGTATGAATGCAAGAATGAAAGGGTTTACATTTCAAGACCTTCTCGGACGCAGCAACTGAAAAACCCTAAATTGAGGGTGAATGTGGCAGAGACTTATGATTTGGATGATAGTGTTGCTGGTGATGCTAAGGATAAAAGTGCGAAAGCAAGTTCcaaacaaaccaaaaggaaacATAGGTTTGACTCTGATTCTGGAAGTGATAGCGAGGATTCGGTTTTTGAGACTGATAGTGATAGTGGGTCATCTTCTGTTACGGGATCAGATTATTCTTCTGGAAGTAGTTCAGGTTACAGTTCATGTTCTGATTCAGAGGAAGAACGAAGACGGAGGAGGAAGAAGCAGAAGAGAGGAAGACGCAAGAGGTACAGtacatcatcagaatcatctgattctgattctgattctgctTCAGACTCTGATTCTGATGATAAAAGCAGCCGGAGAAAGAAGAGGCATAATCGAAGACGCTGA